Proteins encoded in a region of the Nonomuraea helvata genome:
- a CDS encoding Gfo/Idh/MocA family oxidoreductase, translated as MEPVAVGLVGAGPWAERAHAPMLSRGPHTRLAGVWARRPEAAARLGAPVFERIEELFDACEAVAFCVPPAVQAELGVRAARAGKALLLEKPLADTLDGARRLAEAVAEAGVASQMVLTMRYAAQTRAFLARCREIQAFGGHAVNISGVLLGDHPYATPWRLDKGALLDVGPHVIDLLDAALGRVTGVRAHGDPLGWTGLLLEHEGGAVSEASLCMAAAGDPPPSTFAVYGRAGSAVLQPFDDDPMVTLVAEFAETVRNGGGHPLDAAHGLRLQAIITEAEAQLAP; from the coding sequence ATGGAGCCGGTGGCGGTGGGGTTGGTCGGAGCGGGGCCGTGGGCCGAGCGGGCGCACGCGCCGATGCTGTCCAGGGGGCCGCACACGCGGCTGGCGGGGGTGTGGGCCCGCCGGCCTGAGGCCGCCGCCCGGCTCGGGGCGCCGGTGTTCGAGCGGATCGAGGAGCTGTTCGACGCCTGCGAGGCCGTGGCGTTCTGCGTGCCGCCCGCCGTGCAGGCCGAGCTCGGCGTCCGCGCCGCCCGCGCGGGCAAGGCGCTGCTGCTGGAGAAGCCGCTCGCGGACACGCTGGACGGCGCCCGGCGCCTCGCCGAGGCCGTCGCGGAGGCGGGCGTGGCCTCCCAGATGGTCCTCACCATGCGGTACGCCGCCCAGACCCGCGCGTTCCTGGCCCGGTGCCGCGAGATCCAGGCGTTCGGCGGCCACGCCGTGAACATCTCCGGCGTCCTGCTCGGCGACCACCCCTACGCCACCCCGTGGCGGCTCGACAAGGGCGCGCTGCTCGACGTCGGGCCGCACGTGATCGACCTGCTCGACGCCGCACTGGGCCGGGTGACCGGGGTGCGCGCGCACGGCGACCCGCTCGGCTGGACCGGACTGCTGCTCGAGCACGAGGGCGGCGCGGTCAGCGAGGCGTCGCTGTGCATGGCCGCCGCCGGGGACCCGCCGCCGTCCACGTTCGCCGTGTACGGCCGCGCCGGCAGCGCCGTGCTCCAGCCCTTCGACGACGACCCCATGGTCACCCTCGTGGCGGAGTTCGCCGAGACCGTGCGGAACGGCGGCGGCCACCCCCTCGACGCCGCCCACGGACTGAGACTCCAGGCGATCATCACCGAGGCGGAGGCCCAACTCGCCCCTTGA